In Kangiella profundi, one DNA window encodes the following:
- a CDS encoding inorganic phosphate transporter: protein MDFILQNADTFIWIAVAFGFLMAFGIGANDVANAMGTSVGAKALTLKQAIFVAAIFEFAGAYLAGGEVTQTIRKGIIDSSYFEGTPELLIIGMMASLLAAGIWLVLASRFGWPVSTTHSIIGAIVGFAAVGVSIDAVSWGKVGSIVGSWVITPFIAGVIAFLIVLSVQKLILNTQNPFDMAKRYVPFYMFLAGFVMALVTIMKGLKHIFKDKDISLSLTETYLIAIGIGAIIAIIGAIFISRIKMEKEADKDYHFANVEKVFAVLMIVTACGMAFAHGSNDVANAIGPLAAVVSVIQNGGEIGAKASVDPRILLVGAIGIVIGLIVLGSRVMATIGKKITHLTPSRGFAAELAAASTVIIASGAGLPISTTQTLVGAVLGVGMARGIAALNLGVVRNIFVSWVVTLPAGAILSVTFFFIFKALFVA from the coding sequence GTGGATTTTATATTACAAAATGCCGATACCTTTATCTGGATAGCGGTCGCGTTTGGTTTCTTAATGGCGTTTGGTATTGGCGCCAACGATGTTGCCAACGCAATGGGGACGTCTGTAGGCGCCAAGGCACTGACACTTAAGCAGGCCATTTTTGTCGCAGCGATTTTTGAATTTGCCGGTGCATACCTGGCAGGTGGTGAGGTAACTCAGACCATTCGTAAAGGAATCATTGATTCCAGTTACTTTGAGGGAACACCTGAGCTGCTGATTATTGGTATGATGGCCTCGCTACTGGCGGCGGGCATCTGGCTGGTTCTAGCTTCTAGATTTGGCTGGCCAGTATCAACCACCCACTCAATCATTGGTGCTATCGTTGGTTTCGCAGCGGTTGGTGTCAGTATTGATGCAGTTAGCTGGGGCAAAGTTGGCTCAATTGTTGGGAGCTGGGTTATTACGCCATTCATTGCAGGTGTGATTGCTTTCCTGATTGTCCTGAGCGTACAGAAGCTGATTCTTAACACCCAGAATCCTTTTGATATGGCCAAGCGTTATGTTCCTTTCTATATGTTCCTGGCCGGTTTCGTGATGGCATTGGTTACCATCATGAAAGGCTTAAAACATATCTTCAAAGACAAAGACATTTCCTTGAGCCTGACTGAAACCTACCTGATTGCAATTGGCATTGGTGCCATCATTGCAATCATTGGTGCAATTTTCATCAGCCGCATCAAGATGGAAAAAGAAGCCGATAAAGACTACCACTTTGCCAACGTAGAGAAAGTGTTTGCAGTGTTAATGATTGTTACTGCATGTGGCATGGCTTTTGCTCACGGCTCAAATGATGTTGCGAATGCGATTGGACCTTTGGCTGCAGTTGTTAGCGTTATCCAGAACGGTGGTGAAATTGGTGCTAAAGCATCAGTTGACCCTCGTATCCTGTTAGTCGGTGCAATTGGTATCGTGATTGGTCTGATCGTGCTTGGAAGCCGAGTAATGGCCACCATCGGTAAAAAGATTACTCACCTGACACCAAGCCGTGGTTTTGCGGCTGAATTAGCAGCGGCTTCAACGGTTATTATCGCCAGTGGTGCTGGTCTGCCAATTTCAACCACACAGACTCTGGTCGGTGCGGTTCTTGGTGTTGGTATGGCACGCGGAATCGCGGCTCTGAACTTAGGTGTTGTCCGTAACATCTTTGTCTCCTGGGTTGTAACACTACCTGCGGGCGCGATCCTATCGGTTACCTTCTTCTTTATCTTTAAGGCGTTGTTTGTAGCCTGA
- a CDS encoding TIGR04211 family SH3 domain-containing protein: MFRLLLVFLLLTTNQFAQAADPAQNTAAQSNYYVSDDIGVVMRSGPTNRYRVIGRVVAGTPIEVLASDVENKSSQVRTADGDEGWIQTEYITDQPTVQALYSALQVEHDALKQELAQTKQQIADKENVIALNDQLQQQVSELQNESDKLRQQNELLKDRFHSDVFYAGALVLLVGMLISWVLSRVSMKRRQRSGWR; this comes from the coding sequence ATGTTTCGTCTACTATTAGTGTTTTTATTGCTGACCACCAACCAGTTTGCACAAGCAGCTGATCCAGCTCAAAACACAGCCGCACAAAGCAACTATTATGTATCCGATGATATTGGCGTAGTTATGCGAAGCGGCCCGACCAATCGTTATCGTGTCATTGGTCGAGTAGTTGCCGGAACCCCTATCGAAGTTTTGGCTTCCGACGTTGAAAATAAAAGTAGCCAGGTGCGTACTGCCGATGGTGACGAAGGCTGGATCCAAACCGAATACATTACCGACCAGCCAACGGTACAGGCCCTATATTCAGCACTACAGGTTGAGCACGATGCACTGAAACAGGAGCTTGCTCAGACCAAACAGCAGATTGCTGATAAAGAGAATGTCATTGCGCTGAATGATCAGCTGCAACAACAGGTTTCCGAACTGCAAAACGAGTCGGATAAACTTCGCCAGCAAAACGAACTGCTAAAAGATCGTTTTCACAGCGATGTGTTTTACGCAGGCGCATTAGTCCTGCTAGTGGGCATGCTAATCAGCTGGGTATTATCCCGTGTTAGCATGAAACGCCGTCAGCGCTCCGGTTGGCGTTGA
- the putA gene encoding bifunctional proline dehydrogenase/L-glutamate gamma-semialdehyde dehydrogenase PutA, translating into MFKASQILSDSYQQLSLSEWQEIITQNYSVDESGYLQELLELATPDDKTVNIITHQASQLVEEIRQSSKSREGVEAFLQQYSLSTKEGVILMCLAEALLRIPDANVANALIRDKLSAAEWKKHTGQSESILVNASTWGLMLTGKIVDVDQDGDGKPDTLLKGLIAKFGEPVIRQAMNQAMRLMGRQFVLGRSIKEAMKRGAKSVEKGYTHSFDMLGEAAYTAHDAQRYYEAYSKAISEIGQVKVKEGQLAPSISIKLSALHPRYEVGQKDRVMTEMVDTLLKLVKQARELDVAVTIDAEEADRLELSLDIFEALYTSEICQGWAGLGMVVQAYSKRALPVLGWLDALSRKHGRRIPIRLVKGAYWDSEIKWSQQAGLSNYPVFTRKAGTDVSYLACARFIMSTKDSFYPQFATHNAQTVFSIMEMAGERRDFEFQRLHGMGEILYDKVLERYPGLKCRIYAPVGNHKDLLPYLVRRLLENGANTSFVHQLVDKATPVMSLVEHPCLVLKRYPTLHNDRIPLPPHIYGPDRVNSAGTNLHINSQIEPFMQNVQQYLDNQWHAKPIIDGKEITTNEEAVFCPYDNTHQIGTVHKVSEELALDALTIAHKNFIAWDMTPVEQRAQILEKIADVFEENEAELIALCSRDGGKTMQDGIDEVREAVDFCRYYANNARKDFGQEITLPGPTGESNHLYLQGRGVFACISPWNFPLAIFTGQVVAALVAGNTVLAKPADQTTLVAYRAVQLMHQAGVPTSVLQFVPCRGSTFGKVILSDIRIAGVAFTGSTSTAQTINRTLATRDGMLSPLIAETGGQNAMIVDSSALPEQVVADVIQSAFTSAGQRCSALRVLYVQEDVADRILEVLSGAMQELKLGDPTDLSTDVGPVIDAVAREELAGHVEQLRATGNLIAETPMPAGLEKGCFLAPTAFFINHINDLTQEWFGPILHVIKYKSKELDQVIDQINGYGFGLTLGIHSRNESTATYIDKRARVGNVYINRNMIGATVGVQPFGGQGLSGTGPKAGGPFYLHRFATEHTRTNNTAAIGGNATLLSLGD; encoded by the coding sequence ATGTTTAAAGCCAGTCAAATCCTGTCAGATTCCTATCAGCAACTCTCGCTGAGCGAGTGGCAGGAAATTATCACCCAAAACTACTCTGTCGATGAATCGGGCTACTTACAAGAATTGTTAGAGCTCGCTACTCCAGACGACAAAACCGTAAATATCATTACTCATCAGGCTTCGCAACTGGTTGAAGAAATTCGCCAGAGCAGTAAGTCGCGAGAAGGTGTTGAAGCCTTTTTGCAGCAATATAGTCTGAGTACCAAGGAGGGTGTGATTCTGATGTGCCTGGCGGAAGCGCTGTTGCGTATTCCTGATGCCAATGTTGCTAATGCGTTAATTCGAGACAAACTCAGTGCTGCTGAGTGGAAAAAACATACCGGTCAAAGTGAGTCTATTCTGGTTAACGCTTCGACCTGGGGCTTAATGCTAACCGGTAAAATTGTCGACGTTGATCAGGACGGCGATGGTAAACCTGATACTTTATTAAAAGGTCTGATTGCCAAGTTTGGTGAGCCGGTCATTCGTCAGGCTATGAACCAGGCGATGCGTCTAATGGGTCGCCAATTCGTTTTAGGCCGCAGCATCAAAGAAGCCATGAAGCGTGGCGCTAAAAGTGTTGAGAAAGGCTATACCCACTCGTTTGATATGTTGGGTGAAGCGGCTTATACCGCCCATGATGCGCAACGTTATTACGAAGCCTACAGCAAAGCCATTTCTGAAATTGGTCAGGTTAAAGTTAAAGAAGGCCAGTTAGCTCCTAGTATTTCAATCAAGCTATCAGCACTGCATCCGCGTTATGAAGTCGGCCAGAAAGACCGCGTCATGACGGAGATGGTTGATACCTTGCTAAAACTGGTCAAGCAGGCTCGTGAACTGGATGTTGCAGTAACCATCGATGCCGAAGAAGCTGATCGCCTGGAATTATCTCTGGATATTTTTGAAGCGCTTTACACTTCGGAAATATGTCAGGGCTGGGCAGGGCTGGGCATGGTAGTTCAGGCTTACTCTAAACGAGCACTGCCAGTACTTGGCTGGTTGGATGCATTATCCCGCAAGCATGGTCGTCGTATTCCAATCCGACTGGTAAAAGGTGCTTACTGGGACTCAGAGATTAAATGGTCGCAACAGGCTGGCCTGAGCAACTACCCTGTCTTTACCCGTAAAGCCGGAACAGATGTGTCCTACCTGGCCTGTGCTCGCTTTATCATGAGCACCAAAGATAGCTTCTACCCACAGTTTGCGACTCATAACGCGCAAACCGTTTTCAGCATTATGGAGATGGCGGGCGAACGTCGTGACTTTGAATTCCAACGCTTGCATGGCATGGGTGAGATTCTGTATGACAAAGTACTGGAACGCTATCCGGGTTTGAAATGCCGTATTTATGCACCAGTAGGGAACCATAAAGATTTGCTTCCTTACCTGGTACGTCGCTTATTGGAAAATGGTGCCAATACTTCCTTCGTTCATCAGCTGGTGGATAAAGCCACTCCGGTGATGAGCCTGGTTGAACATCCGTGTCTTGTGCTAAAGCGTTACCCGACCTTGCACAATGATCGGATTCCGTTGCCACCACATATCTATGGTCCTGACCGTGTGAATTCAGCAGGTACTAATCTCCACATTAACAGCCAGATCGAGCCTTTTATGCAAAACGTACAACAGTATTTAGACAATCAATGGCACGCTAAGCCCATTATTGACGGTAAAGAAATTACCACTAACGAAGAAGCCGTATTCTGCCCTTATGACAACACTCATCAGATTGGTACAGTGCATAAGGTCAGTGAAGAATTGGCTTTGGATGCTCTTACAATTGCCCATAAGAACTTCATTGCATGGGATATGACGCCAGTTGAGCAGCGCGCTCAAATTCTTGAGAAAATTGCTGACGTTTTCGAAGAAAACGAAGCTGAGCTGATTGCTTTATGTAGTCGTGATGGCGGCAAGACGATGCAGGACGGTATTGATGAAGTTCGCGAAGCAGTCGATTTCTGTCGCTACTATGCCAATAACGCACGTAAAGATTTTGGCCAGGAAATCACTCTTCCGGGACCTACTGGTGAGAGTAACCACCTTTACCTTCAAGGCCGCGGCGTGTTTGCCTGTATCAGTCCGTGGAACTTCCCACTGGCCATTTTTACGGGTCAGGTGGTAGCGGCATTGGTTGCCGGTAACACCGTTCTGGCTAAACCAGCCGATCAAACGACTCTGGTAGCCTATCGTGCGGTGCAATTAATGCATCAGGCTGGCGTACCAACCAGCGTGCTGCAGTTTGTTCCTTGCCGTGGCTCAACTTTCGGTAAAGTCATTTTATCTGACATTCGAATTGCTGGTGTTGCCTTCACCGGTTCAACTTCAACTGCGCAAACCATTAACCGTACTCTGGCGACTCGTGACGGCATGTTATCACCACTGATTGCTGAAACCGGTGGTCAGAATGCCATGATCGTGGACAGCTCGGCATTACCAGAGCAGGTTGTTGCTGATGTCATTCAATCGGCATTCACCAGTGCCGGTCAGCGTTGTTCTGCCTTGCGCGTACTGTACGTACAGGAAGATGTCGCAGACCGCATTCTGGAAGTGCTTTCTGGCGCCATGCAGGAACTGAAACTGGGCGATCCGACTGATTTATCGACTGATGTTGGTCCTGTGATTGATGCTGTTGCGCGTGAAGAGTTAGCAGGTCATGTTGAGCAACTACGTGCTACCGGCAACCTGATTGCTGAAACACCAATGCCAGCTGGTCTTGAGAAAGGCTGCTTCCTTGCTCCAACAGCCTTCTTTATCAATCATATCAATGACTTGACTCAAGAATGGTTCGGCCCGATTCTGCACGTCATCAAATACAAGTCTAAAGAGCTGGATCAGGTTATCGATCAGATCAACGGCTATGGCTTTGGTTTGACGCTAGGTATCCACTCACGCAACGAAAGCACAGCCACTTACATTGATAAGCGTGCACGCGTGGGCAATGTCTATATCAACCGCAACATGATTGGTGCAACCGTTGGTGTGCAGCCATTTGGTGGTCAAGGTCTGTCAGGCACTGGTCCTAAAGCAGGTGGCCCATTCTATCTGCACCGCTTTGCGACTGAGCATACTCGCACCAACAACACTGCGGCGATTGGCGGTAACGCTACCCTGCTGTCGTTAGGCGATTAA